ACTAACTAATAGTGATGGTGAAACTTTGTTCTCGGGCTAAAAGCTCTCGTAAAGAGGTAGTTTGGTGCTTGACTCTGTTGCCCTACCGCTTCCCACAGGTATGGTCGGAACGATCGAGGGGGCGAAGTCCGTCCCGGAGATTGAGGACTTCGCGAGAGGAATGGGCGTCGTCCTTAAGACCAGTAAGAGGAGTCGCAAGTGGCGCAGGGCACCGTCAAATGGTTCAACGCGGACAAGGGCTACGGCTTCATCGCGGTAGACGGTGGTAAGGATGTGTTCGTCCATTACTCCGCGATCATGATGGATGGCTATCGTGCCCTCGAGCAGGGCCAGCGGGTCGAGTTCGAGATCACCCAGGGTCAGAAGGGTCCCCAGGCGGAGTCCGTCCGGGCGGTCTGACGTAGCCGCTTCGTGAATTCGCAGGGAAGAGCCGGTGGATCCCGCGGCATCGCAGTTCGCTGGATCCTCACCGCCTAGGCCCGGCTTGCCCCCCAACCGGCGAGCCGGGCCTTCGCGTCGTACGGGGTGCGCCGAGGTCGTGCGGGATACCGGGATATGTGGTCATGAGGTGCGCCGAGGTCGTGCGGGGCCACACGGTCGTACGAAGTCCACAGGGGTCGTGCGGGGCACGTGGAGGCGGGTGCGGGACACGCCCGGCGCGGCACGGGACACGGGACCACGGGGACGCGGAGACGCCACCGGCCATGCGCCGACGATGACGTGCCGCGTACGCCGACATGACGCGGGATCTACGCCGGTGTGACGCGGAGCTGAAGTCCCCTCCACGCGCGGCCCAGGTCAGCGGATCGCGGCTTGCACTCGTCGGGGTAGAGTGCTAAACAGATTGTTGGCACTCACGCATAGAGAGTGCCAATCCTGGATCGAGGCGATGGGGCCCGCCGAACGGAGTCGTGGGCCCACATGCCGTCGCGGGCGTCGGCTCGGTCCGGTGTAAGCCACCCTGTCTCTGGGAGGTCTAGCCGTATGGCAGCCAAGATGATCGCGTTTAACGAGGACGCCAGGCGCGGTCTCGAGCGTGGCATGAACCAGCTCGCGGACGCCGTCAAGGTGACCCTCGGCCCCAAGGGCCGTAACGTCGTTCTGGAGAAGAAGTGGGGCGCCCCCACGATCACCAACGACGGTGTCTCCATCGCCAAGGAGATCGAGCTCGAGGACCCGTGGGAGAAGATCGGGGCCGAGCTCGTCAAGGAGGTCGCCAAGAAGACCGACGACGTCGCGGGTGACGGCACCACCACCGCCACCGTGCTCGCTCAGGCTCTCGTACGCGAGGGCCTTCGCAACGTCGCCGCCGGCGCCAACCCGATGTCCCTGAAGAAGGGCATCGAGGCCGCCGTCGAGCGCGTGTCGGAGGAGCTGTCCAAGCTCGCCAAGGACGTGGAGACGAAGGCGCAGATCGCCTCCACCGCATCCATCTCCGCGGGCGACCCGCAGATCGGCGAGATGATCGCCGAGGCGATGGACAAGGTCGGCAAGGAAGGCGTCATCACCGTCGAGGAGAGCAACACCTTCGGTCTTGAGCTTGAGCTCACCGAGGGCATGCGCTTCGACAAGGGCCTCATCTCGATGTACTTCGTCACCGACCCGGAGCGTATGGAGGCCGTCCTCGACGACCCGTACATCCTGGTCGTCAACTCCAAGGTGGCCGCCAACAAGGACCTGCTCCCGGTCCTCGACAAGGTCGTGCAGGCCGGCAAGCCGCTGCTGATCATCGCCGAGGACGTCGAGGGCGAGGCCCTGGCCACCCTGGTCGTCAACAAGATCCGTGGCCTGTTCCGCTCGGTCGCGGTCAAGGCGCCGGGCTTCGGTGACCGCCGCAAGGCGATGCTGGGCGACATCGGCATCCTGACCGGTGCCCAGGTCATCAGCGAGGACCTCGGTCTGAAGCTGGAGTCGACCGGCCTGGACCAGCTCGGCCGGGCCCGCCAGGTCATCGTCACCAAGGACGAGACCACCATCGTCGACGGTGCCGGTGACCCCGAGCAGATCGCCGGCCGGGTCAACCAGATCCGCGCCGAGATCGAGAACACCGACTCCGACTACGACCGCGAGAAGCTCCAGGAGCGTCTGGCCAAGCTGGCCGGCGGCGTGGCCGTCATCAAGGCCGGCGCGGCGACCGAGGTCGAGCTCAAGGAGCGCAAGCACCGCATCGAGGACGCCGTTCGCAACGCGAAGGCGGCCGTCGAGGAGGGCATCGTCCCCGGCGGCGGCGTGGCGCTGCTGCAGGCCGGCGCCAAGGCGTTCGACAAGCTGGAGCTCTTCGGCGACGAGGCCACCGGTGCCGCGATCGTCAGGAAGGCTCTGGAGGAGCCGCTGAAGCAGATCGCCGTGAACGCCGGCCTCGAGGGCGGCGTCGTCGTGGAGAAGGTGCGCAACCTTCCCCCGGGTGAGGGCCTCAACGCCGCCACCGGCGAGTACGTCAACCTGTTCGAGACGGGCATCATCGACCCGGCCAAGGTGACGCGTTCGGCGCTGCAGAACGCGGCGTCCATCGCGGCGCTGTTCCTCACCACCGAGGCCGTCATCGCCGAGAAGCCCGAGAAGGCCGGAGCCGCCCCCGCCATGCCCGGCGGCGGCGACATGGACTTCTAAGTCCACGCGCTTTCGAAAAAGAGGCGACCCCGAAGTGCCGGGGCCGCCTCTTTTTGTCTTTCCGTCCTCCGTCGCCCGGCGCGGTGGCCCGTACGCGGCCCCGAGGTCAGCCGAGCTGTGCGGGGAGCGGCCTGGAGTGCAGGACGGTCAGGGAGGTGACCGCGCGGGTCAGGACCACGTAGAGGCGGGCCAGGCCCCGGGGTTCCGCGTCGACGATGTCGGCGGGTTCGGCCACGATCACGTGGTCGTACTCCAGGCCCTTGGCCAGGGACGCCGGGATGACCAGGAGGCGGTGGTCGTCGACCGTGTCGGGGCCCAGCACCCGGTGCTCCAGGTGGGACAGGGCCTCGGACACGGCACCCACCGAGGCGTCGGGGACGATGACGCCGATCGACCCCTCGCGGGCGAGCGCCTCATCGGCGGCGCGGGCCAGCGACGCGGCCAGGTCGGGCGCCGGGCGCACCGACAGGGAGCCCGCGCCGGGTCGCAGCGACCGGGGGGCGGCCAGGTCCGGGGCGACGAAGGGCAGCAGCCTGGCCGCGTAGTCGAGGACCTCGCGGGGCACGCGGAAGCCGAGGGTCAGCTCGGTGACCGCACCGTCCTCGAAGCCGAGATGGGTCAGGACCTCCGTCCAGGAGCGGGCGGACCAGGGCGTGGTGCCCTGCGCGAGGTCGCCCAGCACGGTGGCCGAGCCGGTGCGGCAGCGCCGCCCCAGGGCCCGCAGCTGCATGGCCGACAGGTCCTGGGCCTCGTCCACGACCAGGTGGCCCAGCGGGACGGTCCGCTCGATCATGTCGGCCAGCTCGTCCATCAGCGCGCCGTCGGCCGCCGACCACTTGGCCGAGCGGAAGGACTTGGCGGGCTTCGCCCACAGCAGCAGCGACTGCTCCTCGGCCGTGAGGTCGTCCTTGGCGGCGGCGGCGAGGAAGGCGGGGTCGCTGAACAGCCGATGAAGCACCTGCTGCGGGGTGAGCTTGGGCCAGACCAGGTCCACCAGCTGCCTGACCGGCTTGGACCTGGCCACCGCGTCCTGCACCCGGTCGTCGGGCGACTCGCCGCGCTGCTCCATCCGGACGAGCACCAGGTGGGCGAGGCGCTGGGCGAGCGTGGCGCGCCCCGGGCCGTAGCGGGTGGTGCCGCGCAGCGCGGCGACGATCTCGCGGACCTCGTGGTCGGCCACCCGGTAGCGGTTGATCCCCTTGGTGAACAGCACGCCCTCGGTGGGCTTGACGACGTGCATCCACAGGGCTCGCCCGAGCACGGGGACGATCCTCGCGTCACCCTTGACGGTGCTGACGGCGGGGTCCTCCGGGGTGGAGTGGTCGCCGAGGATCCCGGCCGCCGTGGTCTGGTCGACCTTGACCTCGCCCAGGGCGGGGAGCACGGAGGAGATGTAGGAGAGGAACGCCCGGTTCGGGCCGACGATCATCACGCCCGACCTGGCGAGCCGCTCGCGGTGGGTGAAGAGCAGGTAGGCGGCCCGGTGCAGGCCGACGGCGGTCTTCCCGGTGCCGGGGGCGCCCTGGACGCACACCGTCCGCCCCAGGTCCGAGCGGACGATCTCGTCCTGGTCGGGCTGGATCGTCGCGACGATGTCGCGCATCGGTCCCGAGCGCGGTCGCTCGATCTCCTCGGTCAGGATCCTGCTCTGGGCGAGGGCGGCGCCGCCCTGGTCGAGGCGCTCGTCCTCGTAGGCGGTGAGGTCACCGCCCCGGTAGCCGAACCTGCGGCGCAGGGCGACGCGCATCGGGTCGGACGGGCTGGCCTGGTAGAAGGCCCGCGAGACCGGGGCCCGCCAGTCGATGACCAGGGGGCGGCTGCTGTCGTCGTGGACGTGCCTGCGCCCGACGTAGACCGTACCGGGAAGGTCGTCTCCCGCCTGGCGGTCGAGGCGGCCGAAGAACAGGGGGGTGCCGGAGTGGTCGGCGAGCGCCTCGACGCGCTGGTCCAGCAGCGCCTGCAGGATCTGCTGGGAGACCCAGTCCCCGGCGGCGTCGGAGGAGAGGGAGCGGGCGTGCTCGCGCATCGCGCGGAGCGCCGCCCTGGAGGTGGCCAGGTGCTCGCGCTCGGCGGCGAGGATCCGGGCGGGGTCGTCGGTTATGTCAGGGGCCAATTGATGTGCGGGCACGCTGAAGCGCCTCCCATTCGATAAACGGAGGTGGTGGTCGTCGGGCAGCGAATCGACCAGCCTAGCGGTGCTCCTCCCGCGCCTCAAAAGGATTAACGGCGGAGTGGGACGCGGCGGTCGCGGGTATCCCAACGATCGTGCGGATCTCTCCGGTCATCCCGGTCGTCGCCAATCTTCTGCTGGCCGCGCTCTGGGGGCTTTCGGTGTTCGCGGGCTGGGGGTTCGAGGCCTTCTGCTCCGATTTCGGCTGCGCGGACAGGCTGGACGGGGTGGTCCGGTTGTCGTCCCTGTTCGCGGCCGTCGCGGCCTGCTGTACGGTGGCCGCTCTGCTGACGCCGGTGACGCGCGGCGACAAAAATCGTTTTACCGTTCTGCTGGCCGCCGGGGTGGCCGCCTGGGTGATCGCGGAGGGCATTCTCTTCGCCGGCGGCCTGATCGTTCGGTAATCACCCTGACACCCTCCGTAATTCTCCGTCGAAATGGCGAAAAAGCGAGGCGAACATGGTGACTCCCACAGATCATGGGGGTATGTCGCCAGTGGCCTCTAGGCCTAGCGAGGGGGTGGTTTGTTTGTCGAAAGCCCGCGGGATTTCGTGGACCTGACACAAATTGACGACGTGTTCGCCATGTGGGGTCATTCTCCGGCGAGCACGTCGTCCGCGTCGATGATCTGATACGCGTACCCCTGCTCGGCCAGGAAGCGCTGCCGGTGGGCGGCGAAATCCTGGTCCACGGTGTCACGGCTGACCACCGAGTAGAACCGTGCCCCGCCCCCGTCCGCCTTCGGCCGCAGCACCCGGCCCAGCCGCTGCGCCTCCTCCTGCCGGGACCCGAAGGTGCCCGACACCTGGATGGCCACCGCCGCCTCCGGCAGGTCGATGGAGAAGTTGGCGACCTTGGAGACGACCAGGACCTGGATCTCCTTGTCGCGGAACGCCTGGAAGAGCCGCTCCCGCTCCTTGATCTTCGTCTCTCCCTTGATCACCGGTGCGTTCAGGTGCTCGCCGAGCTCGTCGAGCTGGTCGATGTACTGCCCGATGACCAGCACCTGCTCGTCCAGGTGCCGCCGGACCAGCGCCTCGGTCACCCGTGTCTTGGACGGCGTGGTCGCGCAGAACCGGTAGCGCTCCTCGGACTCGGCCATCGCGTAGGCCAGCCGCTCCTCGTCGGTCAGCGTCACCCGCACCTCGACGCAGTCGGCCGGGGCGATCCAGCCCTGGTTCTCCATCTCCTTCCACGGCGCGTCGTACCGCTTGGGGCCGATCAGGGAGAACACGTCGCCCTCCCTGCCGTCCTCGCGCACGAGCGTCGCGGTCAGGCCCACCCGCCGCCTGGCCTGCAGGTCGGCGGTCATCCGGAAGATCGGCGCGGGCAGCAGGTGCACCTCGTCGTAGACGACCAGGCCCCAGTCGCGGGCGTCGAACAGCTCCAGGTGCCGGTAGACGCCCTGCCTGCGGGTCGTCATCACCTGGTACGTGGCGATGGTGACGGGCCGGATCTCCTTCTTCGTGCCGGTGTACTCGCCGATCTCGTCCTCGGTCAGCGAGGTCCGCTTGAGCAGCTCCTGCTTCCACTGGTGTGCGGAGACCGTGTTGGTCACCAGGATCAGCGTCGTCGCCTTGGCCTGCGCCATCGCCGCCGCGCCCACGATCGTCTTGCCCGCCCCGCAGGGGAGCACGACCACGCCGGAGCCGCCGTGCCAGAACGCCTCGGCGGCCTCCCGCTGGTAGGTGCGCAGCTCCCAGCCGTCCTCGGTGAGCGCGATCGGGTGGTGCTCGCCGTCGACGTATCCGGCCAGGTCCTCGGCGGGCCAGCCCAGCTTGAGCAGGTGCTGCTTGATGTTGCCGCGCTCGCTCGGGTGCACCGCCACGCCGTCGTCGCCCAGGCGCTCGCCCAGCAGCGGCTGGATCTTCTTGGCGCGCAGGACCTCTTCCAGCACGGCCTTGTCGGTGCTGGTCAGGGCGAGGCCGTGGACGGGGTGCTTCTCCAGGCGGAGCCTGCCGTAGCGCGACATCGTCTCGGCGACGTCGACCAGCAGCGCGTGCGGCACGGGGTAGCGGCTGTGGGCGATCAGCGCGTCGATCACCTGCTCGGCGTCGTGCCCGGCCGCCCGCGCGTTCCACAGCGCCAGGGGGGTGATCCGGTAGGTGTGCACGTGCTCGGGGGCACGCTCCAGCTCCGCGAACGGGGCGATCGCCTTGCGGCACTCCCCGGCCCGCTCGTGATCGACCTCAAGGAGCAGGGTTTTGTCCGATTGGACGATCAATGGTCCGTCAGTCACAGACTTCTCCCTTGGTTACCGCAGGTTACGGCAGATCAGCTCATGGTCGCACTCGTGGACGCCCGCCGGATCGTCCCGCGTCCCGCGCTCCCTGTGTGCAACAGGCGGAAACGTCAGGGCAGTCCCGCCCGGCCCTCCGGATCTCATGCGTCCCTCCGCCCGTCCGCCGGATGTCCGGTCATCGCCTGCCCGTCGCTCGCGCGCACAATCCGGCAGGCGGTCCCCGGCATGGTCAGCCGGAACCGAAGGCGCCGTTGAGGCCGGCGACGATGAAGAAGGTCACGCCCAGGACGAGCAGCACGAAGTTGACGGCGATGCTGATCCAGGTCCACCTGAGCAGGTTCCTCGCGCCTTGCGGGTCGGTGTCGACCCTGCCCAGCGCGAGACCCGACAGGATGGTGCCGACGAGGCCGCCGAGACTCACGAAGCAGCTCAGCGCGAGCACGAGGCTGATGACCAGGGCGACGATCGCGTGCGTCCTGACACCCTCGACGTTGCGAGGCGGCGGGGCCCCGTGGCCCTGTCCCTGCCCGTACCCCTGCCCGTACCCCTGTCCGTAGCCCTGCCCGTAGGGCTGCTCGCCGTATCCCTGCCCGTATCCCTGGTCGGCGTAGCCGGGGGTCTGGCCGTAGCCCGGGGCCTGGCCGTAGTCGGGCTGGGTGTATCCGGGCTGGTGACTCTGCTGGGTCTGCTCGTAGCCGTACGGCTGCCGGTCGTGACCCGGGGTCTGGCCCGGCCCCGTGGTGTAGGGGCTCTTCCAGTCGTCCGGGTTGGTGCTGGGGCCTTCGGAGTGACCGCTGCTCACTGGGGATCTCTCGCTTCTATGGAGCTCAGAACGTCAACTGATATCACGATATGGGCCGTGAGCCGCGCGCCACAGGCGAATGGACTCGGTCGCGTCCCGGCGGCTGGAACCCGGAGGAGACCCGGAGAAGGACCCTCGCGCCCCGGCGAGCGAGGCGGCGGGCGACGCGCCGTCGCCGGACCCCGGACCGCCGGCCGAGCTCGCGGCGGGCCCGTCCCGGAACCGAGACTACCTCGTGGCCTTCTCCGGCACACCGGGGTCGGGGACGAGCCTTCCCGATCTCCATGGGACCGGCAGGAGGCATCTCAGACGATGTCGGCTATGCCGGTGATGCGGTGCAGGGCGAAGCGGTGCACCGCCGCCCGCGTCTCGTCGTAGGCGGTGAGATAACCGCCCTCCATCCGGGCGGGTTCGAGGATCCGGCTGGTGGCGTTGCCCTGGGAGTCGAGGTAGCCGATCCAGACCTGTGACCCCTGCCGGATGGCCTCACGCAGGGCGGTGATCGTGGCGGTGGCGGGGGAGCGCGGCACCTGGCCGCCGGGGGCGGCCACCGGGGCGCGGCGGGCCTGGTGCGCGGCGTCCCCCGCGCGCACCGCGCGCACCGCGGCCGCGACCACGTCGGCCTCGTGACCGCTGAACGTGACCGGGGAACGGCCCGCCGACGTGGCCTCGGTCCGGCGGACGTCGAGCTGGGCGATGATCACGTCACCGTCGAGCGACTCGGCCGCCGGCGCGTAGCCCATCGCGCGCAGCGAGTCGACCAGCGCCGGCCGGGAGGACTTGGAGGCGATCACCGTGGGGGCGAGCCGCCGCAGCCGCAGCGGGATCGCCCGCTTGTCGGCCATCACCTCGTCGAGCAGGGAGGAGTCGTCGCAGCGCACGTACGCGCTCGCCGTGCCGACGCGCATCCGGCCGTGGCGCCTGGCCACGTCGGTGACCAGGTAGCTGAGCGGCTGCGGCACGGGTGTGGTCGAGTGGCGCTCCAGCATGGCCAGCAGCTCGTCGGCGCCCTGCCCGGCGTCCAGGGCCCGCCGGATCGAGCGCTCGTCGAAGCGGTAGACCGTCGCGCCGCCGGTCGACTCCACCTCGGCCGCCACCGCGAGCCACCGCCTCAGGTCGCCGGTGAGCGGCCCGGGGGCGACCGCGGTCAGGTCGGCCTGGAGGAGCACGTGGTCGAGCGGCTCGGGCAGGAGCGGGAGCAGCAGGTGGGCGGCGGACAGCGGACGGCCGCCACCGGAACCGGCCGGGGCGCCGGAGCCGCCGGGGGAGTCGGCGAGCAGGGCGCGGCCGTGGCCCGCGAGCGCCCCGAGCCCGGTGACGCCGATCTGCTCGGCCTCGCGCAAGGTGAACTCCACCAGCTGGTCGCGGTGGCCTCCGCGACGGCGGGGCTGCTCCCAGGCCAGGCGCGCGCGTACCGCGTCGAGGGTGGGCGCCACCCCCGGCGTCGAGGCGAGCATGCCCAGGGTCGTGGCGCGGACCTCGGCGGCGGCCGGTCGGCGCAGGTCGGGATGGAGGGCGTTGAGCAGCCGGTCGCGCTCGTCGCGCTCGCCGATGACCCCCGGCACCCGGTCCATGGTGAGCCAGGCCGTGGCCAGCATCACCCAGCGGTCCTCCGTGGCCTTCACCCGCCAGCCGTCGTAGACGGGGGTGGGCATCCAGTCGCCGTCGACCGTGCCGCTCGCCGCGACCAGCCCCGCCGCGTACGACACCTCGATGATCAGCCCCGTCACCCACTCGGGCAGGTCGAGCAGGCCGGCGGTCCGCTTGAGGTCGCGCACGGCCAGGCCGCCGCTGCGGAGCACGCCGGGCGGGTCGGCGCTCCAGCGCTCGCACAGCTCCTCCACCGCGCGGGTGAACGTGAACGCCTGCCCGGCCGCGGTGCGCTCGGCGAGCCCTCGGTCGCGTTCGGCGCCCTCGGTCGCGGGAGGGAAGGGGGACAGGTCCCGGTGAACGCGGCCGCCGCGCAGGAACAGGGCGACCTCGCGGGGCAGCACCACGGTCTCCTCGCCGGTGGCGGCGAGCAGGGCCCGGGAGAGGAGCTGCTCGATCGGCGACTGGGCGGTGGCGGCCCGCACCTCGCGGCGGGCGTTGGGCACCCGGCCGCTGGCCGGGCCCCAGACCAGCTCGTTGAGCGCGGACCGCGCCTGCGGCGAGACCTCCTCGATCAGCCGTCCGACGATTTCCCCGTCGCCGAGCAGCGCGGCGAGTGTCTCCTTGGTGGCGCCCTCGATCTCGCCGCCCTCGCCCGCGACGTCCTGGACCAGCTCGGCCAGCCGCTCGGCGGGGTGGTGCCTGAACGCCTCCACGGCGGGCGGGCCGAGCCCGGCGGGAGCGTCGAGCACCTCCCGCACCCCGGGCGCCGGAGCCAGGGCGCGGTCGGGCCCGTAAATCAGGGCCATGGTGCGCAGCCGCTCGACAGTCTCCTTGAGAGCGCTCTGGAACCCCGGATCGGCCGTCCCCGGAAGGGCTCGGGCCATCTGGGCGCGCAGTGACCTGTAAGCGACCGGGCCGGGAAGCACGGCCAGTGTCTCCACGACCGCGAGCGTGAACCGGTCGAGCCGGTCGAGTGCCCTGCCCACCGCCGACGGGCTGCTCGCCCGCCCGGCGAGCCCCTCCAGGTGCGCGGGCACGGGGGTGATGAGCTCGGGTCGTACGGAGACGAGAGCCCGCAACCGGTCATCGCTCCGGCCGCGCAGCCACTCGGTGAACTCCGTGCTCATTCCGCCAATGGTAGGAGGCTTGACCGACATCGCGCGGCCTGGGGGAATTCCGTGATCGCGCGAAGAGGGTCGATCGATCATGTGAGGGGCGGTGAATGGGGGAAGAAGCTCACGAGCGAGGCGATGTCGAGAGAGGATGGCCAGTGTGATCGAGCGTGCGGACCAGCTCGTCCTGGACTACGTCAGCAAGGCGGCCGACGCGGCCCACGGTGTGCTGCAGCCGAGGCAGCGGATCGACTTCGTGGCGGTGCTGCGCAGGCGGATCGACGCCGAGCGCGCGGGGACGGACGACCCGGCCGCCGTGGCGAGGGTCCTGGCCCGGTTCGGCGACCCCGCCGTGCTGGTCCACCGCGAGCTGCGCCGCCTGGGCAGGGATGCGCCCTCCCCCTCCCCCTCCGCGGAGATTCCACCGGGGCGCCCCGAGCCGCGGGCCTCCGAGGGGATCTCTCAGGGGTTGCGGGGCCTGCGAGGTCTGTGGGGCTCCCGGGGCGGGAGTGAAGGCTCCGGTGCGGTTCCCAGGCCCCGGGAGGAGGATCCCAGCGGGACTCCCGGTGGCGTCGCCCGCGCCTCGGGCGTCACCCCTGCCGCCCCTCCCGTGGCCGCGGTGCCTCTCGCCGCCCCCACCCCGGAGGGTCCAGGCCCCGAGAACCCCGCTCCCGCCCCGGAGGGTGCCGTTCCCGAGGACCCCGCTCCCGCCTCAGAGGGTGTCGTTTCCCAAGACCCCGCTCCCACCTCGAAGGAGCCCGTCCCCGGCAATCCCGTCTCGCCGCCTCCCCGCCGGCCCGTGCGGGGGCATCCGTACGCCTCGGCGGGAGCTCATCCCGATGCCGGTGAACCCCGGCAGGATCGCCCAGAGCAGGACCCCCCTGCGGCGGATCACCCTCAGCCGGAGCACCCCGAGCGGGACCGTCCTGACATCTCAGGCGATAGCCGCCCGGTGAGCGGGGAAGACGCCGCGGACGAGTGGGAGGACGCGGTGGAGAGCGACCCGCCGACCGAGGAGATCCCACCCGTACAGGACCCTCTGCCGCCGCCGGTGGCACAGCGGGAGGCACCGGACAGGCCGCGGGAGTCACAGGAGCAGCCTGAGGAGGATCGCCCGGAGGTGCCCGGCGAAAGGCCGGGAGGCCCGGAGGCCCGTCCGGGGCTTCCACCCGGGGCGGCCAGGGGCATGCGGGAGGCCGAGGAGCGGCTGGCCAGGAAGCGGGCGCGCGACCGGCCCGACTGGCTGCGTCGGCGACGTCCGGCCCGGTCGAGGGAGGACGTCGTCCCCGGCACCCAGGACGCCCGGACGGTCCTGCTGAGCCACCGGCGCGAGATGGTCGGCCTGGCCCTGCTCGCCCTGGCCGGTCTGCTGGTCCCCTTCCCGCTCGCCCCGATCGCGATCTTCAGGATCCCGGTGCTGGTCTGGGCCGTCGCGGTGCTCGTCGTGATCGCCTGCGAGAACTGGCACACCTCCGACAAGGCGCTGGGGCTGGCCGCTCCGATCGTGAGCTACACCCTCGGCGGCGGCCTGGTCGCCCTCGTACGGGCCAGGAACGACCTCGGCACGGTGGTGGACGAGTTCTTCACCATCAGCGGGCTCATGTTCCTGCTGGGTACGGCGTGGGCCGTCTTCTGGCTGGCCTACCGGTTGCTCAACCCTCCGATCCCCGTGGGAAGGGGAGTCCGCCGGCCCGGGTGACGACGTTGGGATCCTTACGGCCTCCGGTCTCGCCCGGGGTGGCCCACCCGGTGGCTCGCCGGCCGCCGGGTCCGTCAGCCGACGGCCTGGACCGCGGGGCGGGGCAGCAGGCCGAGGGCGAGGCGTACCCAGGAGGCGACGAAGCGGTCGCGCTCCACCCGGCCGGGAGGCTCGCCCACGGTCTCCTCGAACAGCTGGTACTGGATCACCGCGCCGCCGAGCACGGCACCGATGGCGGGCCAGTCGGCGGCGGTCCCGGCGTACTCGGGCTGGGCGCGGAACCACGTGGTGATCGCGTCGAACATGGGCTGCAGCAGACCTTCGCGCACGGTCGCGACCAGCTCGGGGAACTGGCTCAGGTCGCGGAAGAAGACGCGCGTCAGCTCCCTCTCCTCGCGGACCTTGGCCAGCCCCGACCTGCACAGGTGGGCCAGCCGCTCCTCGACGCCGGTCGAGGTGTCGACGACGCTGAGCTCGGTCAGGGTCCCGGCGATCTGTGTTCGCGTCCTGGTGGCGTGCTCGTTCATCGCCGCGGCCAGCACCTCGTACTTGGACTTGAAGTGCCGGTAGAGGCCACCGGCGCCCGGCGACAGCCCGGAGGCGGCCTCGATCTCGGCCACCGAGGTCGCCGCGTAGCCCCGTTCGGCGAACAGGCGCAGGGCCTCGTCGATGATCCGCTCGCGCGTCGATCTGGTCATTCTCTGCCGATACCTCCTCCGTGACCTTATCCAGTGCCCTCCGCGCCGGATCGCACCGCATCGCGCCTGTCCCGGCCCGCCCACGTCCGGCCCCGTCCCGGGCCGAAGACCCGCCGCCTGGAGAACCGGCGGGGAGGTGCCGGCTCATCTTCCGGATAAGTAAATCTTTTCGCGAAGGCTTCAGTAGTGGGGGGTCTCACACACAACGCTTGTGATTAGCCATGTTTAGGGGGATTTGGCATTCTTTGAGGGCTTCTCGGAGAATCCTCTTCGCGGAGCCGACAAGGAGCGGTGAGTGACCTGATGAACTCCGTGGGATTCGACCTCGATCTGACGCTCGCCGACACGCGCGC
This region of Streptosporangium sp. NBC_01495 genomic DNA includes:
- a CDS encoding helicase C-terminal domain-containing protein; this encodes MSTEFTEWLRGRSDDRLRALVSVRPELITPVPAHLEGLAGRASSPSAVGRALDRLDRFTLAVVETLAVLPGPVAYRSLRAQMARALPGTADPGFQSALKETVERLRTMALIYGPDRALAPAPGVREVLDAPAGLGPPAVEAFRHHPAERLAELVQDVAGEGGEIEGATKETLAALLGDGEIVGRLIEEVSPQARSALNELVWGPASGRVPNARREVRAATAQSPIEQLLSRALLAATGEETVVLPREVALFLRGGRVHRDLSPFPPATEGAERDRGLAERTAAGQAFTFTRAVEELCERWSADPPGVLRSGGLAVRDLKRTAGLLDLPEWVTGLIIEVSYAAGLVAASGTVDGDWMPTPVYDGWRVKATEDRWVMLATAWLTMDRVPGVIGERDERDRLLNALHPDLRRPAAAEVRATTLGMLASTPGVAPTLDAVRARLAWEQPRRRGGHRDQLVEFTLREAEQIGVTGLGALAGHGRALLADSPGGSGAPAGSGGGRPLSAAHLLLPLLPEPLDHVLLQADLTAVAPGPLTGDLRRWLAVAAEVESTGGATVYRFDERSIRRALDAGQGADELLAMLERHSTTPVPQPLSYLVTDVARRHGRMRVGTASAYVRCDDSSLLDEVMADKRAIPLRLRRLAPTVIASKSSRPALVDSLRAMGYAPAAESLDGDVIIAQLDVRRTEATSAGRSPVTFSGHEADVVAAAVRAVRAGDAAHQARRAPVAAPGGQVPRSPATATITALREAIRQGSQVWIGYLDSQGNATSRILEPARMEGGYLTAYDETRAAVHRFALHRITGIADIV
- a CDS encoding TetR/AcrR family transcriptional regulator, coding for MTRSTRERIIDEALRLFAERGYAATSVAEIEAASGLSPGAGGLYRHFKSKYEVLAAAMNEHATRTRTQIAGTLTELSVVDTSTGVEERLAHLCRSGLAKVREERELTRVFFRDLSQFPELVATVREGLLQPMFDAITTWFRAQPEYAGTAADWPAIGAVLGGAVIQYQLFEETVGEPPGRVERDRFVASWVRLALGLLPRPAVQAVG